The proteins below are encoded in one region of Archocentrus centrarchus isolate MPI-CPG fArcCen1 chromosome 13, fArcCen1, whole genome shotgun sequence:
- the ano7 gene encoding LOW QUALITY PROTEIN: anoctamin-7 (The sequence of the model RefSeq protein was modified relative to this genomic sequence to represent the inferred CDS: inserted 1 base in 1 codon) → MRRRGDQREDGTTLIAMETNPENNYGTMNAPVQPQNRNVFSDESTRVDFVLVWEEPRTTQEESTGVSPTYQKWREEFLKRLRHSGLLQEQKEVLQTKKKICFVLLSAPWSVLCYYAEEISLRVPLQVVTAPIINWSEQVLSKLSLPNLMSQDVPNPPPDYYTCQFRTNKLERFLGSDSKDTFFKTTQRHQVLYEILARTPYGSVKKGEVGIDRLVNEQVFTAAYPLHEGDFQLPTPPVTSESLSLRQTLYAYWAQWSCWRRYQPLDHIREYFGEKTALYFAWLGFYTGWLLPASVVGTVVFLIGFWLVATDIPAKELCNSGSSFHMCPLCNICEYWNYSSICVTYKAGLLFDNGGTVFLSVFMSLWAITFLEYWKRTCSSLSHRWDCSEFEDIEERPRPEFTAMAPMTMKNPVTGAEEPYFPERKRFNRTLTGCMVIIIMVAVVLIFLTAIILYRTILSIIIYKSNNSFFSFSAGRIASLSGSVLNLLVILLLSRIYTALAHILTRWEMHRTQTKYEDMFILKVFIFQFINFYSSPVYIAFFKGSFIGYPGNYNTLFGVRNEDCGAGGCLIDLAQELLVIMVGKQLINNIQEFISPKLKSWWQKWKLSPQLKEARQDAQRQEEVSPWEADYQLLVCEGLFSEYLEMVIQFGFITIFVAACPLAPLFALINNWGEVRLDAQKFVTEYRRPVAERAQDIGIWFPILQFIAHVAVLSNAFLIAXTSSFLPRLYYRYTQRQPTEWLHNFTLATSPLSYQQQHNTSCRYRGFRDENGEYLPEYFHLLAIRLGFVIIFEHVVFFIGRLIDLMVPDVSEEVEMKIKREHYMAKEALAENQSLGKTMIPGNEDAPPSDLRQRRSRISPQQSDLPSSNLEEIAEETEATFSS, encoded by the exons atgaggaggagaggggATCAGCGAGAAGATGGCACAACATTAATTGCCATGGAAACCAACCCGGAGAACAACTATGGCACCATG AATGCACCAGTTCAGCCTCAGAACAGGAAcgttttcagtgatgaatcgACTCGAGTGG ACTTTGTGCTGGTGTGGGAGGAGCCACGGACCACGCAGGAGGAGAGCACAGGTGTTAGCCCCACCTACCAAAAGTGGAGGGAGGAGTTTCTGAAAAGACTGAGACACTCTGGACTTCTGCAGGAACAG AAGGAAGTCCTTCAGACAAAGAAGAAGATCTGTTTCGTCCTCCTCAGTGCTCCGTGGAGCGTCCTCTGTTACTATGCTGAGGAGATCAGCCTCAGAGTCCCACTGCAG gtggtCACTGCTCCCATCATTAACTGGTCTGAACAGGTACTGTCCAAGCTGTCTCTTCCCAACCTTATGTCCCAGGATGTCCCCAACCCTCCACCTGACTACTACACCTGTCAGTTCAGGACCAACAAGCTGGAGAG gtTCTTGGGCAGCGACAGCAAAGACACGTTCTTCAAGACGACTCAGAGACACCAAGTG CTGTATGAGATCTTAGCCAGGACTCCATACGGTTCGGTGAAGAAGGGGGAGGTGGGAATCGACCGACTGGTGAACGAGCAGGTGTTCACTGCTGCCTACCCACTCCACGAG GGAGATTTCCAGTTGCCGACCCCCCCGGTCACTTCCGAGAGTTTAAGTCTGAGACAGACCCTGTATGCATACTGGGCCCAGTGGTCCTGCTGGAGACGCTACCAACCTCTAGACCACATCAGGGAGTACTTTGGAGAGAAGACAGCACTTTATTTTGCCTGGCTCG GCTTCTACACTGGCTGGCTGCTGCCAGCGTCTGTCGTTGGGACTGTGGTCTTCCTGATCGGGTTTTGGCTCGTGGCCACTGATATTCCAGC GAAGGAGTTGTGTAACAGTGGAAGCAGCTTCCATATGTGTCCCCTCTGTAATATCTGCGAGTACTGGAACTACTCCAGTATCTGTGTCACCTACAAG gcaGGTCTCCTGTTTGATAATGGAGGAACAGTTTTTCTCAGTGTCTTCATGTCTTTGTGGGCCATCACGTTCCTCGAGTACTGGAAGAGAACGTGTTCATCCCTGTCTCACCGCTGGGACTGCTCCGAGTTCGAGGACATCGAG GAGCGACCTCGTCCAGAGTTCACCGCCATGGCACCGATGACCATGAAGAACCCAGTGACCGGAGCAGAGGAGCCGTACTTTCCTGAAAGGAAACGATTCAACAGAACTCTGACTGGCTGCatggtcatcatcatcatg GTTGCTGTGGTGTTGATATTTCTCACTGCCATCATTTTGTATCGCACCATCCTCAGCATCATCATCTACAAATCCAATAACAGCTTCTTCAGCTTCTCT gcTGGGAGAATAGCCAGTCTTTCAGGGTCAGTGTTGAATCTGTTGGTCATCCTTTTGCTGTCCAGGATTTACACTGCACTGGCCCACATCCTCACCCGCTGGG agATGCATCGCACTCAGACTAAATATGAAGACATGTTCATCCTCAAAGTTTTCATCTTCCAGTTCATCAACTTCTACTCGTCTCCGGTTTACATTGCCTTCTTCAAAGGCAG CTTCATTGGTTACCCTGGAAATTACAACACTCTGTTTGGAGTCCGCAATGAAGAC TGTGGAGCAGGTGGATGTCTTATTGATCTGGCTCAGGAACTACTGGTCATCATGGTGGGAAAACAGCTGATCAACAACATCCAGGAATTCATTTCCCC GAAGCTGAAGTCGTGGTGGCAGAAGTGGAAGCTGAGCCCTCAGCTTAAGGAGGCCAGACAGGATGCCCAGAGGCAGGAGGAGGTTTCTCCCTGGGAGGCAGACTATCAGCTGCTGGTCTGTGAGGGACTCTTTAGCGAGTACTTGGAGATGG TGATTCAGTTCGGTTTTATCACCATCTTCGTGGCAGCGTGCCCTCTCGCTCCTCTCTTCGCACTCATTAATAATTGGGGGGAGGTGCGGCTGGATGCTCAGAAGTTTGTGACTGAATATCGCCGCCCGGTGGCAGAGCGAGCTCAGGACATCGGCATCTGGTTTCCGATCCTGCAGTTCATCGCACATGTGGCTGTCCTGAGCAAT GCGTTCCTCATTG TTACGTCATCCTTCCTGCCTCGTCTGTACTACCGTTACACCCAGAGACAGCCAACTGAGTGGCTTCATAACTTCACTCTGGCTACATCGCCACTCAGCTACCAGCAACAGCACAACACATCCTGCAG GTATCGGGGTTTCAGAGATGAAAACGGTGAATACCTGCCTGAGTACTTCCACCTCCTCGCTATACGGCTCGGTTTCGTCATTATATTTGAG CATGTGGTCTTCTTCATTGGCCGCCTCATTGATTTGATGGTTCCTGACGTGTCTGAAGAGGTGGAGATGAAGATAAAGAGGGAGCACTACATGGCTAAGGAGGCTCTGGCTGAGAACCAG TCTTTGGGGAAAACCATGATTCCTGGGAATGAGGATGCCCCACCCAGTGACCTGCGACAGCGGAGATCCAGAATCTCACCACAGCAGAGTGACCTGCCTTCATCGAACCTGGAGGAGATCGCAGAGGAGACTGAGGCAACATTCAGCTCCTAA